The DNA window TCTTCCGCGTCACTACATGACACCACCAGGGCCGCCGTACCGAGCACGGCCCACCGTTTCCTCATCATTCCCATGCGCTGCCCCCAGGCGGATGACACCCGCTCGTTGGCAGAGATTATGATTGAACGCCTGACATTGTCGCGGTGCGTGCCGCGAAAACACGCTCAGGGGCGCTGCTGCGCGAGCATCCAGCTCAGAATCCGGGGGTCTTCCTTGTAGACGCGGTCCCAGATGAAGTGTCCCCCCGAGGTGAAGAGCGTGAGAATCATGGGCCGCTCGGGTGGATTGCCATTCGCGTCATGGTCGGAGAAGCCATCCACCCACTGCCACCGGTTCGTCGCCGTGCGATAGAACGCGGTCTGGTCGCGGTCCGTCAGGGAGGGCGCATCCATGACGCCCTGCGGGTTGCCCAAGGCATTTCCGATATGCGTGAACCAGCGCGCCGTCATATTATAGGACCCCGTGTCATTCCTGGCATGGACAGCCCAGATGGGGAGGTTCGCGTTCACGATGTTCTGCCCGAGCGTCGGAGATGAGCCGTCGCCGCCATTGCAGACAGGCGCGGCGGCCGCGAGCTTCGAGGAGAAGTAGCCCGCGTAGGCGAACGTCCCCGCACCTCCCATGCTGAGACCTGTCATGTACACCCGCTTCCGGTTGACCTTGTAGGTCGTCAGCATCCGCTCGAGGAACGGGTTCAGGTCGTACTGGATTTCATAGTCGTTCCACAGGGAGTTGGTCTGCGGCGCCACCATGACGAACGGATAATCCCTGCCATCGCGACCGTAGTAGGCGGGGAGCCCCTGTTCGAGGACCTTCGCCAGTTCCGTCCCCGTGCCATTGCCCCGCTGCCCGTGGCCGTGCAGGAAGAAGACGATGGGCCAGTTGTCGCTCGTGTCGTAGCCCGCCGGCAGATACAGGTAGTAGCCATAGCTGCCCGGCGTGTTGCCCACCTTGTTGATGGCCACCAGGGTGCCGCGCCCGGTGATGGCGCGCTCCACGCGAACCTGGGTGCGTGACGTCGCGCTCGCGCCCTGGTTGTCCGTCACACGCAGTTCGAACTCATAGAGCCCCTCCACCAGCCCCGTCGCCGTGGCGGTCAGCGTGCTCGCGGCCGAGAGCGTGGCGGGGTTCGGCCCGGAGACCTGCGACCACTGCTGGGAGGTCACCTGCCCATCGCTGTCGCTGGCCGTCCCCGTCAGTTGCGCGGACGACGTGGGCAGCACCACCGTCTGGGCCAAGCCCGCCGACACGGTGGGAGGCGCGTTGGGCGCGGTACCCGCCGGGGTGCCGAAGACGACGATTTCATTGGAGGCGCCGTCCATGTTGCGCGAGAAGTGGAGGTAGCGCGTGCGAACGCCCACGGTGATGAGCCGCCACTGCTCCCACTGGTCGGTGAGCAGCGGGGGCAGCGCCGACCAAGCCCCCGGAGTCCCCGTGCTGAAGTAGACGTACCCGTCCCTGCCGACGTTGTCGTAGGTGTCGAACACCCCGACCTGGGTCACGTCGTAGAGCTGCCCCAGGTCGATGACGAAACCCATGGGGTACTGGTTCTCCTGGTACGCGACGTTCCCCCAGGTCGTCGCGGGCTTGAAGGTCCACGAGCCTCGCGGGTCGCCGAGGAGCGTCTGCTCGTCATAGAGCTTCTGATACGCGCCCAGCGTGGGCCGGATGCCATCCGGCTGGACCATGGCCGGCGTGATGATGATTTGCGGAGCCACGAGCGGAGACGGCGTGGAGCCCCAGTTCTGCGTCTCATCGACTCCACCGGGCTCCCCACAAGCGCCCAATGCCAGGGACAACGCGACGAAGCCAGACTTCCAGCGTCCAGGAACCTGCCAGCGAATCACAGAGCCTCCTCATGCGGAGATGAGAGACTCTCAATACATCGAATTACTACTGTAAATCCAGGATAACAGTAATTTCCCATGTTCGCCCTGTCCGAGAGGGATGGAGCGTCCCACCGGCTCCCCGGCGCCCCAGGGGGTGCAGGCGGGACAAGGACTGCACATGCCTTGAATCAATGAAGAGGAATCACCCCACCGCCCCCCGCCGCGCCTGGAAGGTCGTGCTGGGGCTTGTCGTCCTCGCATGTGTGCTCATCGCGGGCGCGGTGCTACTCAAGCCCGCCTGGGTGGGTGAACGCTTGCGTGGCCAGGTGGAGACCGCGGCGAGCCGCGCGCTGGGCCATCGCGTCACCGTGGAGAAGCTCTCGCCTCGCTGGTTTCCAACGCCTGGCGTCACCCTGACGAACCTCCGCGCCCAGGGCCTGGAGAACGAGCCGCCGCTCCTCGAGGTCTCCCGCGCCACGGCCACCGTGCAGCTCTGGCCGCTGGTGCGCAGCCTCGGCAAGGAGGTGCGCGTGGGCTCGGTGACGCTCGACGGGCCCCAGGTCAACCTGGTGCGCCGCGCCGACGGAACCTGGAACTACCAGTCGGTGGGACAGCCACCCGCCGATGTCCCGCCATCCCAGCCTCCCGCCCAGCAGTCGTCCCGGCAGGCGTCCGTCGAGCGCATCCGCCTCCGGAACGGCGTCGTGAACGTGGTGGACGCGCAGGCGGCACAGGGCAACGCGTCGGTGGCGCTGCGCGACATCGACCTGAAGCTCGAGAAGGTGGGCGCGGGCCTACCGCTCGAAGGAACCCTGAAGGCCGCATGGGCCAGCTCGCAGCAGAACGTGGAGGCCGACTTCAAGGTGGACCCGCTGCCCACGCACAAGCCCCAGCCCGGACAGCCCTGGCCCGAGGTCACGCTGCACTTCAGCGGCAAGGACTTGTCGGTCAACGCGCTCCGCGACTTCCTCCCCGCGACCCAGGCCCAGTACTTCACCGGAGGCGTGGTCCACGTCGACGCGGACGTGAAGACACAAGGGGGACGATATGTCCTGGGCGGCAACGGCTCCGCGAAGGGACTGAAGCTCCGAGGCGACCCGGCCAGCGGCTCCTTCACGTTCAGCGCCCGCATCGACCCGGAGCAGGTGAAGACCACGCAAGTGAGCTTCTCGCGGCTCGCG is part of the Myxococcus landrumus genome and encodes:
- a CDS encoding PKD domain-containing protein, with the protein product MIRWQVPGRWKSGFVALSLALGACGEPGGVDETQNWGSTPSPLVAPQIIITPAMVQPDGIRPTLGAYQKLYDEQTLLGDPRGSWTFKPATTWGNVAYQENQYPMGFVIDLGQLYDVTQVGVFDTYDNVGRDGYVYFSTGTPGAWSALPPLLTDQWEQWRLITVGVRTRYLHFSRNMDGASNEIVVFGTPAGTAPNAPPTVSAGLAQTVVLPTSSAQLTGTASDSDGQVTSQQWSQVSGPNPATLSAASTLTATATGLVEGLYEFELRVTDNQGASATSRTQVRVERAITGRGTLVAINKVGNTPGSYGYYLYLPAGYDTSDNWPIVFFLHGHGQRGNGTGTELAKVLEQGLPAYYGRDGRDYPFVMVAPQTNSLWNDYEIQYDLNPFLERMLTTYKVNRKRVYMTGLSMGGAGTFAYAGYFSSKLAAAAPVCNGGDGSSPTLGQNIVNANLPIWAVHARNDTGSYNMTARWFTHIGNALGNPQGVMDAPSLTDRDQTAFYRTATNRWQWVDGFSDHDANGNPPERPMILTLFTSGGHFIWDRVYKEDPRILSWMLAQQRP